The genome window AACCAAGTTGGAAATTAGGATAAATCCACGATATGTCATCGAATAACTGTCTAATCCATAATATACCATCCAATGTGAGGATGATATGTCATCAACACATTGATAACACATAAAATACATAGCAAGTTATTCGGTGGTAAATTATGAAATCTCCCTATAAATTACCAGGATACCATCCAATGTGTCACTGGCATGTGGCCctggcccacatgtcattctGGCATCAGATGATATTTTCCAATTTATACGTTGATGCGATTGTACTAAGGTAATATTCTCTTCTATAAAAACTTTACAAAAGCAACACTGTCTGCACTAGATAACTAATGTACCACTTAGAAAACCTGCTGCACACGCACCCAAATACATACCTGATAAAATGGTACAGACCTACGGCTAGGCTACTCAGCATCTATAATGACATGTACTGATGAGACTGGTAAAACACAACAAATGGTTCGGCATCTTCGATGGAGCTCATGGAGGAAGCAACAAAACACCCTGGCACTCCACTGGAAAGAACAAATCATGGTTGATGCGAACCACACTTTCTTTTCACGGAATTTACAGGACTCTTCTTGACTCATTGGATAACGCAAGCACATGTCGAGATGTCGTCTCCATCGTCAAGTGAGTCTCCGCATTCACTGTATGGAATCACAAGATGCGCAATGTGAGATTAAGGAAACAGCAAGGCTCCAGCTGGAAAGGTTCAGCAGTCATGGAAGTCAAGCTAAACCATCCAAATGTGACATAACATGAACAGAAGCATCTCTAGAAGATGGGAAATTTGCTTGAGAATCTATGTCCACATGATAACCCTATCAAGATAAaagaagaatgaaaaaaaatatacctGTGTTGTTTGCTGGGTACAAGATAGAAGTATTGAATAGAAACAGGACACCCATTAGTGTATCCTAGTACAGTCCTATGAATCATTTTGGCAACTGTAACAGAGCAGTCACATCTTTAAGGTGATGCCAAACCACATTGTGACAAGGAATTTTCTTCTTGGAAAGCAATGATGATCAATAATTCTAGTGTTTGATTGGTATGTCTTTATTTATCTTTCTGCATTTTATTATGCCACTCTTAGTCCTAACTAGGAACCTATGGCAAAAGGCTATACCAACATGTTTGAAAGACCTGCAAGTTATTTCAATGCGTTAGAAGCAGAAATGCAGAACAGAGATGAAAATAGCGAGGCTATAAAAATCAATATTGACCGACTGCAGTATGAGATTATGTGAATAAATTTGAGAGATCGATTATGCTCAGTTGAAAGCATGCATTCAGACTACAACGTAATTTAGCTGGTATCTAAAAAATAGGGACAATTGTAAATTTGCCACTatttgaaccgttattgcaaatttgtcactaaaaaattgcaaaaataccaccattcgagtggcattcttgcaaaaaataaaaaatcagtggcaaatttgcaaaagccccccaaaaaaaatgatGCTGATAGAAGGTCATAGACGAGAGCACAATAAACATAACTCGGAATCCACGTTTCCCGGAAAGCAGAgctacttttccttttttttaacaattaaCACTCCTGCGACACTAAAGGTTGAAATGTACGAAATTGACATGATCATCTGAACGATAAAACACAAATTTAACCTCTGCTAAAAGTGTATAATCATACACAAACAAATGCGTGCAGCACAAAAATATGTCCCTTTGTAAGACCTACATGTTCGACGTAAACGTTATGACCAAGTATTTCAAGATGTATAATACTAGGTTACTTTTATAATGAAGTTGATTTCTTGAAAGAACAAAACAATGCCAGACATCATCGGACCTAAACAAATGGAAAATATCTGTGATCCATCTGGCATTTCAGCATGGTTTCACACTTTCGCTCGAGTCAACACCACACAAACCAATTTAATAAGGCCCATGTGTAGCAGAAAATTAGCTCACCTAAAGCCAAGCATGTAGACCATTCACCTAGTTGATCTAAATGAATGAGCAACTGAAAGTTCCCACAACACAAAAACAATTCACCCAACAACTGGGGGCTACGCTAATCCAAGATTGCGAAGTCATGGACAGTTGCAGCAAGTTCATCGAGGAAGATGAGATATACCTTGGCTCGAATTCCTTAACCGCTGTCAGATCCTTCCCCAGCAAATCCAGCCACTTCACATTGCCTTTCGCGGCGCACTTGCTGTCGCCGCAGTTGTCCTTCTTCAGGCTACTCTTCGTCGGCGCCGCTGCCGTTGCCACTGCCGCCTTCTCACCACCCTCGCGCTtctcatcgtcgtcgtcgccgtccttCCCGGCTACCGCCACCTCAATCTTCTGAACCGGAGGCGGCTCCTCCTCTGCGACGGCGGCcgggcgccgcgccgccgcggaGGCAGCATCGCTGCTCGCATCTCTGGATTTGAGGAGGCAGGGGATGTAGCGGAAGGGAGCGGCGCAGTGGCTCTCACAATGCGAGGGCCTCATCAAAGTCGGGGATCGGAGCACGGGGAGCGGCCGCCGAATCAGAGCTCCTGGCTCCAAGAGCACACCACATCAATCGAATCTGGCGGAGGAGCAGATCGAGGTGCTGCCGTGCTGCTGCAGAATGCAACCAAGAATCGAGCTGCTGCAGCAAGAAGAGCAGGCAGCAGGCTGAATCTTTGCACCGAGAGATTGTACTGCTTGACAGGGAgcaggggaggagagagaggagaaggtgAGGTGGGTCTCCAAGGAACCTAAAAggaggtgagagagagagaggaacacAACTGATAAAAGATGGCCGCCTTACGTCCGTTTGGTtaggttgagtttttttttaaattttatttttaaaagtaaTTATTGAAAATTGTTTAAAAATAttgttttaattgatttttagtgtagataaaatatataatatatgtaatacacTTCAGAATATTATTCCTCAGAAACTATAAAATTTCCTTCATATCAGCTTCTACTTTctaat of Phragmites australis chromosome 3, lpPhrAust1.1, whole genome shotgun sequence contains these proteins:
- the LOC133913513 gene encoding uncharacterized protein LOC133913513 is translated as MRPSHCESHCAAPFRYIPCLLKSRDASSDAASAAARRPAAVAEEEPPPVQKIEVAVAGKDGDDDDEKREGGEKAAVATAAAPTKSSLKKDNCGDSKCAAKGNVKWLDLLGKDLTAVKEFEPSECGDSLDDGDDISTCACVIQ